CAACTGCCCGACGGTACTTATGTGGGATATACCCGCAATGTGGGAACGACCGTTTCTCACTCTACAGATGTAAGACCGACGGAATATGTTATCAATGCGCAAGTGGGTATTATCGCCAAATTGGTAGATGTGGAAACCGCGGAGATTGTATGGATTGGTTCTTTCGATGAATCTTCCTCCAGCGCGCTCGACGCGGCAGACTATATTGCCCGCAGTTTGGTAAAAAGTTTTACCAAAGAACTCGCCAAGAGACAGGACATCAAATGAAAGCCACCCCCCAACCTTTTGCCACCACTTCGGTCTCTTTCTTGTTTAGAGCTTTCTTTGCTCTGACAAAATTGGCTTTTATTTTGCTTTTTTTGGTGGTAGGGGCCTTGGTGGCGGGGCAGAGTTCCGTGGCGCCTGTCAGCGCGCGTTTGCTCACTTCTTACGGTATGGAATATGCCGTTAAAACCCTTAAACCTTACCGGCATTATTTTCCGGAACCGTTTTTAATAAATTTAGAAAAACAGAAATAAAGAGGACTTATGTTAGACATTAAAAATATCGTTGCAAACCCTGAAGAAGTAAAAAAACGCTTGGCCCTTCGCAAGCCGGAACTTGCCGACCAAGTAGAAGAAGTTCTTACCAAATATACCGCTTACAAAGCCGTTTTGGCCCGGGTGGAGGAATTGCGCGCCAAACGCAACGAAATGTCTAAATCTATCGGCAAAATTAAAAAAGAACAAGGCGACGAAGCCGCCAAAACCGCCATGGAACAGGTGGGTAAATTAAAAGAAGAAATGGCGGCCAAAGAAGCCGAAATGGAACCTCTTAAAAAAGAAATCGATGATTTGCTTTTATCTATTCCCAATATGCCCAACGAAAATATTCCCGTGGGCACTTCGGATGCAGACAACCCGGAAGTAATTCCCTGCACGGTTGCTTTACCGAAATTTGATTTTGAACCGCAAGATCACCAAACCGTTGGGGAACGGCTCGGCCTTTTAGATTTTGAAGCCGCCGCGGCTTTATCCGGCAGCCGCTTTGCTTTGTTCAAAGGAGACGGGGCCCGTTTGGAACGCGCGATTATTTCGTTTATGTTAGATTTGCACGCCCAAAAAGGTTACACCGAAATTTTGCCGCCTGTAATCGTAAATGAAGATATTTTAATCGGCACGGGGCAACTGCCGAAATTCCGGGAAGATATGTACGAACTTACCGGCGAACCGAAACAATTTTTAATTTCCACTGCCGAAGTTCCGCTTACCAACTTAAACCGTATTCGCGTTGTGCCGGAAACCGAACTGCCCGTTAAATTGACTGCCTACTCTCCGTGTTTCCGCAAAGAATCGGGCACCTACGGGAAAGATACCCGCGGTCTTATCCGCAATCACCAATTCGACAAAGTAGAACTGGTGATGCTTTCCAAACCGGAACACTCTTATGAAATGTTGGAAGTAATGGTCAACGATGCACAAGATGTGTTAAGAAAATTGGGTATTCCGTTCCGTGTCGTGGAACTTTGTAGCGGCGATATCGGTTTTTCGGCTGCCAAAACGTATGATATCGAAGTTTGGATGCCCAGCGAAAACCGCTTCCGCGAAATTTCTTCTTGCTCCAACTGTTTGGACTTCCAAGCCCGCCGCATGGGGTTGCGTTTCAAAAATGCGCAAGGCAAACAAGAATATTTGCACACTCTCAACGGCAGCGGTTTGGCGGTAGGACGCACTTTTGCCGCCATTTTGGAAAACTTCCAACAGGCCGACGGATCGGTAATTATCCCCGAAGCCTTGCGCCCGTACTTTGGCAAAGATAAAATCGAGGCCAAAAAATAATGCGTAAGTTTTTGTGTTTATTAACGGCGGCAGGTCTTTTGGCCGCCGCCGTTTTACCGGCCCGTGCGGAAATACAACTCCCTCCCGATGTGATGAACTATGCCACCGTAGGCATCAACGGGGTTTATAGTTTAGATTTCCAAACCGCTAACGAAAATATCCAAAAAGTATTTGATGCCTACCCGGATCACCCCTTCGGGCATTTCGGTAATGCCATGGTTGCGTGGGCCCGTTACGAATATGAATTTGAAACAAGCGACGAGACCCAACGCAAAGTGTTTGAAAAAATTTTGGACGATTCTATTGATGGAATAAAGCGTTGGTTAAAGCAAAACCCCGATGACCCGAACGGGTACATGGGGATTGGTGCTTTGTATGGGTTGCGTGCCATGTTTTCTATGCGTAACCGCAGTTGGATTACCGCGTATTTTTCCGGGCGAAAAGCCATCAAAAATTTGGAAAAATCTATGGCGTTAGACCCCACTTATTATGATGCGTATTTCGGTTTGGGGGTTTATCAGTATTACGCGGGCACTTTGCCTGCCGTTATCAAAGTGCTTGCCAAAATTGTGGCTATCAAAGGCGACCCGGACAAAGGCGTTTCCCAATTAAATACCGCGCGCGAAAAAGCCACTTTTACGGCGGATAGTTCCAAACTCCTGCTGATTGAGGTGCAAAATAACCGCCGCAATACCAAGTATTACAACCCGCATAAATCGTTACAGTATATCCGCGAATTGCGGGCCAAATATCCCAAAAATCCGCTGATGCACTATGTGGAAGTAATTTGTTTGTTTGAAACCAAACATTACGAAGCGGTAACGGAACAAGCCAACCGATTTTTAGAACTTATAGGGAAAGACCCCTTTTATAAAGATATTTATATTGCCCGTGCTTACACCGCACTCGGCACTTCCCAAATGGCTCAAGGAAATTTAGAAGCCGCGCGTGAGCTCTTTGAACAAGGGCACAAGGCGCTGCAAAACCAAGAGCCCAGCCGTTGGGGCGTGTGGAACGAGTTTCGGTTAGGGCAAGTGTACGACTTGCTTGGCGAGCGCAACAAAGCCCTTAAACAATACAAATATGTGCTTTCCTTCAAAGATAAATGGGGCTTTGACGAAATGACCCGGGAGTTAATCAAAAAGCCGTATCAACTCCCCGAAAATAAAGATATAGGGCCCCTTCCTCCGCATGTATAACTCTTCCATAATAAATAGCAAAAACCCCCGCTTGTAATAGCGGGGGTTTTCTGTATAAAATAATATAATAAAATTATAAATTTATTAAAAACGGTGCTTTTATGAAAAAAGGTTTTACTTTAATAGAACTCTTGGTAGTCGTATTGATTATCGGCATTTTATCAGCGGTTGCTTTGCCGCAATATACACTTGCTGTGCAAAAAACGCGTTCTCTGCGTCTGTTGCCTCTTTTGCGGGCCATTTCCGACGCGCAAAATGTCCATCGCCTGGAAACAGGAGACTATACTTTGTCTTTCTCGGATTTGATTATTACTTTGCCTGAAGGCGGAACCTTAACAGCTGGTGGCGCTAACGGATCGGGGGAAAGACTTACTTTTGATGAATTTGTCTGCTGGTTGCGGACTAATTCTTCCCTAAATACGGAAAGTTATTCCGTTTACTGTGATGATAGAAGAAGCGGGGCTCCTTCTATAGAAAAATATTTTTCTTCAACTAATTTTATTTGTTGGGGAGCCAGCGGTATGGCGCAGAAAGTTTGCCGCAGTGTTTCCAGCAGTAGCACTCCTACGGCCTGTAGCGGAAGTAGTTGTTCCGGATATCACTTTTGATGAAACAAAAACCCCCACTCATAAGAGCGGGGGTTTTTGTTGTTAGAAATAAAGTTATTTCTTTTTGGCTTTTTTAGCCGGTTTGGTGGACAAGTAGCCCATCAAACGGTAAATTAACTTAGCCGTATTAAATTCCGTAATCGGGTCGGCCTTGCGTTGGCAGGCTTCCACCACATCTACCGCCACAATGTTTTTATGTTTGATGACTTCGCGGAATAAATCTAACGCTTCATACCACATAAACCCACCGGGTTGAGGCGTACCGGTAGCCGGGATAACCGACGGATCAAAACCGTCCACATCAATAGTGATATACACGGTATCCGTCAATTTTTTAAGCACTTGCGGAATCAGCTTTTTGATATCGCGGTGTTCGTGCATTAAAAAAGTGGTTACCTTGCCGGCGTTGATATACTGCTTTTCTTCGCTGGCTACGCTGCGAATCCCCACTTGCACTACCGGAACTTGACGGGAAGCCGGGAACAGCGCACAAGCGTGGCTTTTGGGGGTGCCTTCAAAGGTTTCGCGCAAGTCGGCATGGGCATCAAAGTGCAAGATGCTCAAATTTTTATATTTTTCAATATACGGTTGGGCCAAAGCCTGCGTAACCGTGTGTTCCCCGCCAATATAGAAAGGAATTGCTTTGTATTGCATCAGGTTGCGGACGGTTTTATCAATATTTTTGAAAACCGTATTGGTAGAACCTTTGCAATTAACGGCCGGTTGGGTGTTGATGCCTTCTTCCCAGGTTTCGGTTTTGGTTTCTTCGTCCCAAAGTTCAATTTGGGTGGAGGCTTCAATTATCGCGGCAGGGCCTTTGGCGGTACCTTGCCCGTAGCAGACCGTTTTTTCAAACGGAACGGGAACTACCGCGAATTTACAAAGGGCCAGAGAACTTTTTTCGTTCTCTAGCCCCATAAACTTATCGGTTTGTACGTTTTCGCTCACAAAAAATCCGTGATTATTTTACAAACACAGCCGCAGCGATAACGGTGG
The DNA window shown above is from Elusimicrobium sp. and carries:
- the speB gene encoding agmatinase is translated as MSENVQTDKFMGLENEKSSLALCKFAVVPVPFEKTVCYGQGTAKGPAAIIEASTQIELWDEETKTETWEEGINTQPAVNCKGSTNTVFKNIDKTVRNLMQYKAIPFYIGGEHTVTQALAQPYIEKYKNLSILHFDAHADLRETFEGTPKSHACALFPASRQVPVVQVGIRSVASEEKQYINAGKVTTFLMHEHRDIKKLIPQVLKKLTDTVYITIDVDGFDPSVIPATGTPQPGGFMWYEALDLFREVIKHKNIVAVDVVEACQRKADPITEFNTAKLIYRLMGYLSTKPAKKAKKK
- the serS gene encoding serine--tRNA ligase; translated protein: MLDIKNIVANPEEVKKRLALRKPELADQVEEVLTKYTAYKAVLARVEELRAKRNEMSKSIGKIKKEQGDEAAKTAMEQVGKLKEEMAAKEAEMEPLKKEIDDLLLSIPNMPNENIPVGTSDADNPEVIPCTVALPKFDFEPQDHQTVGERLGLLDFEAAAALSGSRFALFKGDGARLERAIISFMLDLHAQKGYTEILPPVIVNEDILIGTGQLPKFREDMYELTGEPKQFLISTAEVPLTNLNRIRVVPETELPVKLTAYSPCFRKESGTYGKDTRGLIRNHQFDKVELVMLSKPEHSYEMLEVMVNDAQDVLRKLGIPFRVVELCSGDIGFSAAKTYDIEVWMPSENRFREISSCSNCLDFQARRMGLRFKNAQGKQEYLHTLNGSGLAVGRTFAAILENFQQADGSVIIPEALRPYFGKDKIEAKK